From the Pectobacterium carotovorum genome, one window contains:
- the flgL gene encoding flagellar hook-associated protein FlgL, translated as MRLSTSMMYQQNMQGIINGQATWQKTGEQLSTGKRVVNPSDDPIAAASAIMLGQAQSENSQYTLARTFAKQSMSLEESILNKSTTTITSALTEVIKGGGVLNDDDRKSVATALRGMKAELLNMANSTDGNGNYIFSGYETDNPPFVDGATGIQYVGGNQAISQRVDSARNMTVGHVGSAVFNGVTGDAKKEPDGSIQSDLFETLDIAIKALETPLADADDATKAGVTAALETANRGLNNSLNNISSVRAELGIQLNEIDNLDAVGKDRDVANKTTLSQLQDTDWYEAISSYIMQQSSLQASYTAFQNMQGMSLFQMK; from the coding sequence ATGCGCTTAAGTACCAGCATGATGTACCAGCAAAATATGCAAGGCATTATTAATGGTCAGGCAACGTGGCAAAAAACGGGTGAGCAGTTATCAACCGGTAAGCGCGTCGTAAATCCATCAGACGATCCGATTGCGGCTGCGAGCGCCATTATGCTTGGCCAGGCTCAGTCAGAAAACAGCCAGTATACATTGGCGCGTACGTTTGCTAAGCAAAGTATGTCTTTGGAAGAATCTATTCTTAATAAGAGCACGACCACGATTACCAGCGCGTTGACTGAAGTGATCAAGGGCGGCGGTGTTTTGAATGACGACGACCGTAAATCGGTCGCGACTGCTCTGCGCGGTATGAAGGCTGAATTATTGAATATGGCTAACAGTACCGATGGTAATGGTAACTATATTTTTTCTGGGTATGAAACCGATAATCCTCCGTTTGTTGATGGTGCTACGGGAATTCAGTACGTCGGCGGAAATCAGGCCATTTCACAGCGCGTTGATTCAGCTCGAAATATGACAGTCGGCCATGTTGGCTCTGCAGTTTTCAATGGTGTAACTGGCGATGCCAAAAAAGAACCGGATGGGAGTATCCAGTCGGACTTATTTGAAACGCTAGACATTGCAATTAAAGCGCTTGAAACCCCGCTTGCGGATGCTGATGATGCAACAAAAGCGGGTGTTACCGCTGCGTTAGAAACTGCAAACCGCGGTTTAAACAATTCGCTTAATAACATCTCATCCGTTCGGGCCGAATTGGGTATTCAGCTCAATGAGATTGATAATCTCGATGCGGTTGGTAAAGATCGTGATGTTGCGAATAAAACGACACTGTCGCAGTTGCAGGACACCGATTGGTATGAGGCGATTTCGTCTTACATCATGCAGCAGTCTTCTCTGCAGGCTTCGTATACAGCGTTCCAGAACATGCAGGGCATGTCGTTATTCCAGATGAAGTAG
- a CDS encoding flagellar basal body P-ring protein FlgI: MRIASFFTVLLTLLTLNIAPASAERIRDLVNIQGVRGNALIGYGLVVGLDGSGDQTMQTPFTTQSLTNMLSQLGITVPAGTNMQLKNVAAVMVTAELPPFGRAGQNIDVVVSSLGNAKSLRGGTLLMTPLKGVDNQVYALAQGNVLVGGAGASAGGSSVQVNQLAGGRISNGAVIERELPSTFGTSNTIMLQLKNDDFSMAQKVSDAINRSGYGGTASPLDSRTIQVLAPHGNSSQVRFLADIQNIDVNVGIQDAKVIINSRTGSVVMNRDVTLDSCAIAQGNLSVTINQQANVSQPNTPFGGGQTVVTPQTQISVQQAGGSLQQVNSSANLNNVVRALNSLGATPMELMSILQAMQSAGCLRAKLEII, from the coding sequence ATGCGGATTGCATCATTTTTCACTGTACTGCTGACGTTACTGACGCTAAATATTGCTCCCGCGTCGGCAGAGAGAATTCGCGATCTGGTAAACATCCAGGGCGTACGTGGTAATGCGTTGATTGGTTACGGTTTAGTTGTTGGTTTGGATGGTTCTGGTGACCAGACCATGCAGACGCCGTTTACCACACAAAGCTTAACTAACATGCTTTCCCAGTTAGGGATTACCGTGCCGGCCGGAACCAACATGCAACTGAAAAACGTTGCTGCGGTGATGGTCACGGCGGAACTTCCGCCTTTCGGCAGAGCTGGCCAAAATATTGATGTTGTTGTGTCTTCACTCGGGAACGCGAAGAGCCTGCGTGGCGGGACACTGTTAATGACCCCATTGAAAGGGGTCGATAATCAGGTCTATGCCCTTGCTCAAGGTAACGTATTGGTCGGCGGTGCGGGCGCATCCGCTGGCGGAAGCAGTGTTCAGGTTAACCAGCTTGCCGGCGGTCGAATCAGTAATGGTGCGGTTATCGAGAGAGAGTTGCCAAGCACGTTTGGCACATCGAATACCATCATGCTGCAGTTGAAGAACGACGATTTTTCGATGGCGCAGAAGGTGAGTGATGCGATAAATCGCTCTGGATACGGTGGTACCGCGAGCCCGTTGGATTCTCGGACTATTCAGGTCCTTGCCCCGCATGGTAACAGCTCTCAGGTTCGCTTTCTGGCCGATATACAGAATATTGACGTTAATGTTGGTATCCAGGACGCCAAGGTTATCATCAACTCCCGTACCGGATCTGTTGTGATGAACCGCGATGTCACGCTGGATAGCTGTGCTATCGCTCAGGGCAACCTTTCTGTGACGATCAACCAGCAAGCTAATGTTAGCCAGCCTAATACACCATTTGGTGGCGGTCAGACGGTGGTAACGCCTCAAACACAGATCTCGGTACAGCAAGCCGGCGGTTCTTTACAGCAAGTCAATTCCAGCGCCAACCTCAACAATGTCGTGCGTGCACTGAACTCTCTGGGCGCGACGCCGATGGAGCTGATGTCTATTCTGCAGGCGATGCAAAGCGCTGGCTGCTTGCGTGCCAAACTGGAAATTATCTAA
- the flgG gene encoding flagellar basal-body rod protein FlgG has product MIRSLWIAKTGLNAQQTNMDVISNNLANVSTNGFKRQRAVFEDLMYQTVRQPGAQSSEQTMLPSGLQLGTGVRPVSTERIHTQGTFSETGNSKDVAIKGQGFFQVQLPDGTTAYTRDGAFQLDGNGQLVTSSGYQVQPAITVPANATELNIGRDGIVSVKVQGQAATNQIGQLTLTTFINDSGLESIGENLYLETASSGAPNETNPGLNGAGLLYQKYVETSNVNVAEELVSMIQTQRAYEINSKAISSSDQMLQKLTQL; this is encoded by the coding sequence ATGATCCGTTCTTTGTGGATTGCAAAAACCGGCTTGAATGCTCAGCAAACCAATATGGACGTTATTTCCAATAACTTGGCAAACGTCAGCACCAATGGTTTCAAGCGTCAGCGTGCGGTATTTGAAGACTTGATGTATCAAACAGTTCGTCAGCCCGGCGCTCAGTCTTCAGAACAAACGATGCTACCGTCCGGCTTGCAGTTAGGTACCGGTGTTCGTCCGGTATCAACGGAGCGTATTCATACTCAAGGGACGTTTTCCGAAACCGGTAACTCTAAAGACGTTGCCATTAAAGGGCAGGGTTTCTTTCAGGTTCAGTTGCCTGACGGTACAACGGCTTATACGCGTGATGGTGCTTTCCAGCTTGACGGTAACGGTCAGTTAGTGACGTCCAGCGGTTATCAGGTTCAGCCCGCTATTACCGTTCCGGCGAATGCGACAGAACTGAACATCGGCCGTGACGGTATTGTCAGCGTTAAAGTACAAGGACAGGCGGCAACAAACCAGATTGGTCAGCTGACGCTGACAACCTTTATTAACGACAGCGGCCTTGAGAGCATAGGTGAGAACCTGTATCTGGAAACCGCGAGCTCTGGTGCGCCGAATGAAACAAACCCAGGTTTGAATGGCGCAGGCTTGCTGTATCAGAAATATGTCGAAACCTCCAACGTCAACGTGGCTGAGGAATTGGTATCGATGATTCAGACGCAGCGTGCTTATGAAATCAACAGTAAAGCAATTTCTTCTTCTGACCAAATGTTGCAGAAATTGACCCAGCTGTAA
- a CDS encoding flagellar basal body rod protein FlgF: MDHAIYTAMGGASQSLEKQAITANNLANASTPGFRAQLSALRAVPVNGLTLPTRTLVVASTPGADMTEGVMNYTGRAMDVALPKESWLAVQTANGGEAYTRNGNMEINADGQLTIQGRVVMGDGGPIDVPPQAQISISPDGTISALNPGDPPNTIAQLGRLKLVKATGQEVERSDDGLFRLTQQAQQQRGNVLQNDPTVRIMPGVIEGSNVNTVDTMVDMIANARRFEMQMKVISSVDDNAQRANQILAMG; the protein is encoded by the coding sequence ATGGATCACGCGATTTATACGGCAATGGGTGGCGCGAGCCAGTCATTGGAAAAGCAGGCGATTACTGCGAACAACTTGGCGAACGCCTCAACGCCGGGGTTCCGGGCACAGCTCTCAGCACTGCGTGCTGTACCGGTCAATGGGCTGACATTGCCTACCCGTACGCTGGTTGTTGCTTCAACGCCTGGTGCTGATATGACCGAAGGCGTGATGAATTATACCGGCCGTGCAATGGATGTCGCCTTACCAAAAGAGAGTTGGCTGGCAGTACAAACGGCTAACGGCGGTGAGGCGTACACCCGTAATGGTAATATGGAGATCAACGCTGATGGGCAGTTAACTATCCAGGGGCGTGTAGTGATGGGCGACGGTGGACCGATTGACGTGCCGCCGCAGGCCCAGATAAGTATTTCTCCAGACGGTACGATTTCTGCTCTTAACCCTGGGGATCCACCGAATACGATTGCCCAGTTGGGGCGTTTGAAGCTCGTTAAGGCTACGGGACAAGAAGTTGAGCGGTCTGATGACGGTTTATTCCGCTTAACGCAACAGGCTCAGCAACAACGTGGTAATGTTCTGCAAAACGATCCCACCGTGCGTATTATGCCGGGAGTGATTGAGGGCAGTAATGTGAACACGGTCGATACTATGGTCGATATGATTGCCAATGCTCGCCGCTTTGAAATGCAGATGAAAGTCATTAGCAGCGTCGACGATAATGCACAACGCGCTAATCAGATATTAGCAATGGGTTAA
- the fliR gene encoding flagellar biosynthetic protein FliR translates to MLTFNSWDMVNWVSQFFWPFVRILALISTAPVFNERAIGNRVKIGLGVLITLLVAPYLPLNTTPIFSVAGIWLLIQQILIGVTLGLSMQLAFAAIRHAGELIGLQMGLAFATFFDPTGGPNMQVIARFLNILAILLFLTFDGHLWMISLLADSFYTLPISTNPINSHAFLALARAGGLIFINGLMLALPIITLLLTINLALGMLNRVAPQLSVFVVGFPITLTVGIMTLGLLIPLIPPFAEHLFSEVFDLLADILTQLSSP, encoded by the coding sequence ATGCTGACGTTTAACAGTTGGGACATGGTGAATTGGGTCAGCCAGTTTTTCTGGCCTTTTGTCAGAATTCTTGCGTTGATTAGTACTGCGCCTGTCTTTAACGAAAGAGCGATTGGGAACCGGGTGAAAATTGGTCTGGGTGTGCTGATCACCCTACTCGTTGCGCCCTATTTGCCATTAAACACCACGCCTATTTTTTCCGTCGCAGGCATATGGCTGTTAATACAGCAAATTCTGATCGGTGTTACGCTCGGCCTGTCAATGCAGTTAGCATTTGCCGCTATTCGTCATGCGGGCGAACTCATTGGTTTACAGATGGGGCTCGCCTTTGCGACCTTTTTTGATCCCACTGGCGGCCCGAATATGCAGGTAATAGCGCGTTTCCTGAATATTCTTGCCATCTTACTGTTCCTGACATTTGATGGTCATCTCTGGATGATTTCGTTACTAGCCGATAGTTTCTATACTCTGCCCATCAGCACCAATCCTATTAACAGCCATGCCTTTCTCGCGCTTGCACGTGCCGGCGGACTGATTTTTATTAACGGATTGATGCTGGCGCTGCCAATCATCACCCTACTGCTAACCATTAACCTGGCCTTAGGCATGCTTAACCGCGTTGCCCCACAGCTCTCGGTATTTGTCGTGGGCTTCCCGATAACCCTTACAGTGGGTATCATGACGCTAGGTTTATTAATTCCGTTAATCCCACCATTTGCAGAGCACTTATTCAGTGAAGTTTTCGATTTACTCGCTGATATCCTTACCCAGCTATCCAGCCCCTAA
- the flgC gene encoding flagellar basal body rod protein FlgC: MSLLNIFEISGSALSAQSQRLNVSASNLANADSVTGPDGEPYRAKQVVFEVNAAPGQSTGGVRVANVIEDPSPARLVYEPGNPLADGQGYVRMPNVDPVAEMVNTISASRSYQANVEVLNTTKSMMLKTLTIGQ; encoded by the coding sequence ATGTCGTTATTAAATATATTCGAAATTTCAGGCTCAGCGCTTTCTGCGCAATCTCAGCGTCTGAATGTGAGCGCCAGTAACCTGGCAAACGCAGACAGCGTCACGGGCCCTGATGGCGAACCTTATCGCGCCAAACAGGTTGTATTCGAAGTGAATGCGGCCCCGGGCCAGTCAACTGGTGGTGTGCGCGTGGCTAATGTTATTGAAGACCCATCACCTGCACGTCTGGTTTACGAACCGGGCAACCCGCTGGCTGATGGACAGGGATACGTTCGCATGCCGAATGTTGACCCAGTGGCTGAGATGGTAAATACCATTTCTGCATCACGCAGCTATCAGGCAAACGTCGAAGTCTTGAATACGACAAAATCGATGATGCTGAAGACGTTAACGATCGGGCAATAA
- the flgD gene encoding flagellar hook assembly protein FlgD has product MSVTINDTSSATRTQSTSSTTSSVGGTSSAADLQNQFLTLLVAQLKNQDPTNPMSNDQLVSQLAQLNTVSGIEKLNTTLGSISGQINNNQSMQATTLIGHSVMIPGKDILVGKETSTPFGVELEKAAEVVTVTINDATGKAVRTIELGTLSAGVHSFNWDSKLSDGTVAPDGAYTFTVAASTGGAQQVVQPLSYAVVNSVVRGESGALLDLGLRGRATMDDVRQIL; this is encoded by the coding sequence ATGTCTGTAACCATTAATGATACTTCCTCGGCAACGAGAACACAGAGCACATCGAGTACTACCTCATCTGTAGGCGGTACTAGCAGTGCTGCTGACCTACAGAATCAGTTTCTGACCCTTCTGGTTGCGCAGTTGAAGAATCAGGACCCGACGAACCCGATGAGCAACGATCAGCTTGTCAGCCAGCTTGCTCAGCTCAATACGGTGAGCGGTATTGAAAAATTGAATACCACACTGGGTTCTATTTCCGGTCAGATCAATAACAACCAATCCATGCAGGCAACAACGCTGATTGGCCACAGTGTCATGATCCCTGGAAAAGACATTCTCGTGGGTAAAGAAACCAGTACACCCTTTGGTGTGGAACTGGAGAAAGCCGCAGAAGTGGTTACCGTCACCATTAATGATGCGACAGGTAAAGCCGTTCGTACGATCGAACTGGGGACGCTTTCGGCTGGTGTTCACTCATTTAACTGGGATAGTAAACTTTCTGATGGCACGGTTGCGCCTGATGGGGCCTATACCTTCACTGTCGCTGCCAGTACGGGCGGCGCACAGCAAGTTGTTCAGCCATTGAGCTATGCGGTGGTAAATAGTGTCGTTCGCGGCGAGAGCGGTGCATTGCTGGATTTAGGACTGCGTGGCAGAGCCACTATGGACGACGTCAGGCAGATTCTGTAA
- the fliQ gene encoding flagellar biosynthesis protein FliQ — translation MTPESVMALGYEAMKIALALAAPPLIAALLSGLTISLLQAATQVNEMTLSFIPKILTVFFTLVIAGPWMLNLMLDYMRTLFGQLPNIIG, via the coding sequence ATGACACCAGAATCGGTGATGGCGCTTGGCTATGAAGCAATGAAGATAGCATTGGCGCTGGCAGCCCCTCCGTTGATAGCGGCGCTGCTCAGCGGGCTGACTATCAGCCTCTTGCAGGCAGCGACTCAGGTAAACGAAATGACGCTGTCGTTTATCCCTAAAATCCTAACCGTATTCTTCACTTTAGTGATCGCTGGCCCCTGGATGTTAAACCTCATGCTGGACTACATGCGTACGCTATTCGGCCAGTTACCTAATATTATTGGGTAA
- the flgE gene encoding flagellar hook protein FlgE: MGFSQAVSGLNAASNNLDVIGNNIANSATVGFKSGTVTFADMFAGSKVGMGVKVASVLQDFGNGTVTSSSRDLDIAISGGGFYRLQDSNGSIYYSRNGQFMLNGRNIVNAQGMQLTGYPVAGTPPVVQTGADPVPLTVPNGDMLASQTTTASIVANLKSSDSVPTSAWATTPGAEGTYNSKTALTTYDSQGNVHNFTLYFVKTANNTWQTYAKDDSVSPATYQNAGTLNFAANGALTGHTPFNINLTGTNGAANGAFTLNLTGSVQQNTEYSYKSPTQNGFAPGSLTGFAINDDGTIEGSYSNGQKQALGQILLASFANPEGLSPEGDNAWSETASSGQAVVGLAGSGSLGKLIGKSTESSNVDLSKELVNMIVAQRNYQSNAQTIKTQDSILQTLVSLR, encoded by the coding sequence ATGGGTTTTTCTCAGGCGGTCAGTGGCTTAAACGCGGCATCTAATAACCTGGATGTTATCGGTAATAACATCGCTAACTCAGCAACAGTGGGTTTTAAATCCGGTACTGTCACATTTGCCGATATGTTTGCAGGTTCTAAAGTGGGTATGGGTGTGAAGGTTGCATCGGTATTGCAGGATTTCGGTAATGGTACCGTCACCTCCTCTTCACGAGACCTGGATATCGCGATTAGCGGCGGTGGTTTTTACCGTCTGCAAGATAGCAATGGTTCCATCTATTACAGCCGTAATGGTCAGTTTATGCTGAACGGGCGTAATATTGTTAACGCACAAGGTATGCAACTGACGGGTTACCCGGTTGCGGGGACACCTCCAGTTGTTCAAACGGGTGCTGACCCAGTACCGCTGACGGTTCCTAATGGTGACATGCTGGCGAGCCAAACAACAACGGCGTCAATTGTTGCTAACCTGAAATCTTCAGATTCGGTTCCAACGAGCGCCTGGGCCACAACGCCTGGTGCTGAAGGTACGTATAATAGTAAGACTGCGCTGACAACCTATGACAGTCAGGGTAACGTGCACAACTTTACGCTGTACTTTGTCAAAACGGCGAATAATACCTGGCAAACCTATGCCAAGGATGACTCTGTTAGTCCTGCTACTTATCAGAACGCAGGAACATTGAACTTTGCTGCTAATGGTGCGTTAACGGGGCATACGCCTTTCAACATCAACCTCACAGGGACCAACGGTGCGGCAAATGGAGCGTTTACGCTTAATTTGACTGGCAGCGTGCAGCAAAATACCGAATATAGCTATAAGAGCCCAACCCAGAACGGTTTTGCTCCAGGATCGCTGACTGGTTTTGCGATCAATGATGATGGCACGATCGAAGGTAGCTATAGCAACGGTCAGAAACAGGCGCTGGGTCAGATCCTGCTGGCTAGCTTTGCCAACCCAGAAGGTTTGTCACCTGAAGGTGATAACGCCTGGTCTGAAACCGCGAGTTCTGGTCAGGCGGTGGTTGGTCTGGCAGGTTCTGGGAGCCTGGGTAAGCTGATCGGCAAATCCACCGAAAGTTCGAACGTTGATCTGAGTAAAGAGCTGGTCAACATGATTGTTGCGCAGCGTAACTACCAGTCGAATGCGCAAACCATCAAAACGCAGGATTCCATTCTGCAAACGCTGGTTAGCCTGCGTTAA
- the flgJ gene encoding flagellar assembly peptidoglycan hydrolase FlgJ, whose product MSDIQTLNNAAYDAQSLNTLKREVSGNPQSKEGIRAVAQQMEGVFVQLMMKSMRSAIPQDGLFNSDQTRLYTSMYDQQIAQEISTKGKGLGLADVMVEQLTRQSPDATAAKAPVPSVPLTFDGDVLKTMPTAAVEQMVRKALPKLPTTGSALPLSNSNFVSQISLPAQIASQHSGIPHHLIIAQAALESGWGQREIPTEDGRPSHNLFGIKAGSSWNGPTTEITTTEYEQGVAKKVKASFRVYDSYIEAIGDYVKLLTNNPRYSAVMSAGTAEQAAHALQKAGYATDPQYAQKLVSMIQQMKNSGEKVAKAYTHDLSRLF is encoded by the coding sequence ATGAGTGATATACAGACGCTGAATAATGCGGCCTATGATGCGCAGTCCCTGAATACGCTGAAACGTGAAGTTTCAGGTAATCCTCAAAGTAAAGAGGGTATCAGGGCAGTTGCGCAACAAATGGAAGGCGTGTTTGTCCAATTGATGATGAAAAGTATGCGTTCTGCGATTCCGCAGGATGGGCTCTTCAACAGCGATCAGACGCGTCTGTATACCTCGATGTATGACCAGCAAATTGCCCAGGAGATCTCAACGAAGGGCAAGGGATTGGGGCTTGCGGATGTCATGGTTGAGCAATTAACCCGACAATCTCCCGATGCAACAGCAGCTAAAGCTCCGGTTCCTTCTGTTCCATTAACATTCGATGGTGATGTGCTAAAAACCATGCCAACTGCGGCAGTGGAGCAGATGGTGCGTAAAGCGTTGCCTAAACTGCCCACTACGGGTTCAGCCTTGCCGTTATCCAATAGTAACTTTGTGTCTCAGATTTCCTTGCCCGCTCAGATTGCCAGCCAGCATAGCGGCATACCTCACCATCTTATTATTGCTCAGGCGGCACTTGAGTCCGGCTGGGGACAGCGTGAAATTCCTACCGAAGATGGGCGCCCTAGTCACAACCTGTTCGGTATCAAAGCAGGCAGTAGCTGGAATGGGCCGACAACGGAGATCACCACGACAGAGTATGAGCAGGGCGTGGCCAAGAAGGTCAAGGCTAGTTTCCGGGTGTACGATTCCTATATTGAAGCGATTGGTGACTATGTGAAATTGCTCACCAACAACCCACGTTATTCAGCGGTGATGAGTGCCGGAACGGCTGAGCAGGCAGCTCATGCGCTACAAAAAGCGGGTTATGCAACGGATCCGCAATATGCTCAGAAGCTGGTTAGCATGATCCAGCAAATGAAGAACTCAGGTGAGAAAGTGGCGAAAGCATATACGCACGATTTGAGCCGCCTATTTTGA
- the flgK gene encoding flagellar hook-associated protein FlgK: MSNLINTAMSGLKGAQIALSTVSNNISNQAVTGYSRQNAILEQAISSSTSAGYIGNGVNVVSVNRQYNEFITNQLRAAQTTSSSVTAYYEQISKIDNLLASSTTSLSSTIQGFFSNLQNLTSNSGDSSTRQTVLGKAEGLVNQFKVTDKYLRDMDSGLNTQIQSIVGQVNTYTDQIASLNNEITKLMGANSGTMPNDLLDQRDLLVDQLNKLVGVDVTVQDGVVYNVALKNGTNLVQAGTSNQLVAIGSSGDPTRLTIGYRDQTNDVVSLNESTLTGGSLGGLLSFRTETLDEARGQLGQLALAFADAFNAQHQQGYDRDGVKGGDFFSFGKAVVLNDSKNAGNAVLTPSYTNTKDVQATNYSIKYDGANWQVTRLSDNSKFTAAVTTAGTPPESSLNFDGIKMTITGTPTTNDTFLLKPVNDVIIDMSVAISDPSKIAAASVKLDDAGNPVVDGSGNPVFGGVSDNTNAKALLALQNEKIVGGKASISGAYASLVGEIGNQTSTLKINNTSQQNVVKQLTAEQQSVSGVNLDEEYGDLMRYQQYYMANAQVIKTAQSIFDALLAARS; encoded by the coding sequence ATGTCCAATTTAATTAATACCGCGATGAGTGGCTTAAAAGGTGCACAGATTGCGCTGAGTACCGTGAGTAACAACATTAGTAATCAGGCTGTTACTGGGTATAGCCGCCAAAATGCGATACTCGAGCAGGCGATTAGCAGCAGCACATCGGCTGGATATATCGGTAACGGTGTCAATGTTGTTAGCGTCAATCGCCAATACAACGAATTTATTACCAATCAATTACGTGCTGCGCAAACAACAAGCAGTTCCGTCACTGCGTACTACGAGCAGATCTCCAAGATTGATAACTTGCTGGCCAGCAGCACAACAAGCCTTTCATCAACGATTCAGGGTTTCTTTTCTAACCTGCAAAACCTTACCAGTAACTCCGGTGATTCATCTACACGCCAAACCGTGCTGGGCAAGGCAGAAGGGCTGGTGAACCAGTTTAAAGTTACGGATAAATATTTGCGTGATATGGACAGCGGTCTAAACACGCAGATTCAAAGCATTGTTGGCCAGGTTAATACATATACTGACCAAATTGCGTCTTTAAACAATGAAATCACGAAGTTAATGGGTGCAAATAGCGGCACGATGCCTAATGATTTGCTCGATCAGCGAGATCTTCTGGTCGATCAGCTCAACAAACTGGTCGGTGTTGATGTTACTGTCCAGGATGGAGTTGTTTACAACGTAGCCTTAAAAAATGGTACTAACCTGGTTCAGGCTGGAACGAGCAACCAGCTGGTTGCCATTGGTTCTAGCGGCGATCCGACTCGCCTGACCATTGGATATCGAGACCAGACAAATGATGTTGTCTCACTGAATGAGAGTACGTTAACAGGTGGTTCATTAGGCGGGTTGCTCTCTTTTCGTACAGAAACGCTGGATGAGGCACGTGGTCAGCTCGGGCAGCTCGCGTTGGCATTTGCCGATGCGTTTAATGCTCAACATCAGCAGGGTTATGACCGTGATGGTGTTAAAGGCGGCGATTTTTTCTCTTTTGGTAAAGCGGTCGTTCTGAATGATAGCAAGAATGCTGGCAATGCCGTACTAACGCCGTCTTACACCAATACCAAAGATGTGCAGGCAACCAACTATTCGATCAAATATGATGGCGCTAACTGGCAAGTGACCCGTTTGTCTGACAATTCAAAATTCACGGCGGCAGTGACGACAGCGGGAACGCCTCCTGAGAGCAGTCTGAATTTTGATGGCATTAAGATGACGATTACGGGCACGCCGACGACAAACGATACTTTCCTGCTCAAGCCGGTTAACGACGTGATTATCGATATGTCTGTGGCTATTTCCGATCCGAGTAAAATTGCTGCGGCGTCCGTGAAGCTTGATGATGCTGGCAATCCTGTAGTAGATGGAAGCGGTAATCCTGTGTTTGGTGGTGTTAGTGATAACACCAATGCTAAAGCATTACTTGCGCTGCAAAATGAAAAAATTGTGGGCGGTAAAGCGAGTATTTCCGGCGCATACGCAAGCTTGGTCGGAGAGATTGGTAACCAAACCAGCACCCTGAAAATAAACAATACATCGCAGCAAAACGTTGTTAAGCAATTAACGGCAGAACAGCAGTCCGTATCTGGTGTAAACCTCGATGAAGAATACGGCGATCTGATGCGTTACCAGCAATACTATATGGCAAATGCTCAGGTAATAAAGACTGCACAATCTATATTTGATGCGCTGTTGGCGGCTCGTAGCTAG
- a CDS encoding flagellar basal body L-ring protein FlgH, with amino-acid sequence MNAKSVIKPLRRPRLLALIAMLALNGCAYIPHDKVVTGPTTAQPASPVLAGPNGSIFQTVQPMNYGYQPMFEDRRPRNIGDTLTIVLQENVSASKSSSANAARNGASTFGVATTPRYLEGPLGNNRAALNATGTNDFTGKGGANANNTFSGTITVTVGQVLANGNLQVVGEKQIAINQGTEFIRFSGVVNPRTISGNNSVPSTQVADARIEYVGNGYINEAQNMGWLQRFFLNVSPF; translated from the coding sequence ATAAATGCAAAGTCGGTTATCAAACCACTCCGCCGACCCCGTCTGTTGGCATTGATCGCGATGTTAGCACTTAACGGTTGCGCCTATATTCCGCATGATAAAGTTGTCACTGGGCCTACAACTGCCCAGCCTGCATCGCCAGTGTTGGCGGGCCCCAATGGTTCTATTTTCCAGACTGTGCAGCCGATGAATTATGGCTACCAGCCGATGTTTGAGGATCGTCGCCCACGTAATATTGGCGACACACTGACGATCGTGTTGCAGGAGAATGTCAGCGCCAGTAAAAGTTCATCTGCTAATGCTGCTCGTAATGGCGCCTCGACGTTTGGTGTGGCGACAACACCACGGTACCTTGAGGGGCCGTTAGGCAATAATCGTGCGGCATTGAATGCTACTGGGACGAATGATTTCACCGGGAAAGGTGGCGCTAACGCCAATAACACATTCAGTGGCACCATCACGGTCACGGTGGGGCAAGTGCTGGCCAATGGTAACCTACAGGTTGTTGGCGAAAAACAAATTGCCATTAATCAGGGAACAGAGTTTATCCGTTTCTCTGGGGTAGTTAATCCGAGAACCATTAGTGGTAACAACTCGGTGCCATCAACCCAGGTTGCGGACGCGCGTATTGAATATGTCGGCAATGGCTATATTAACGAAGCGCAAAACATGGGCTGGTTACAGCGGTTCTTCCTCAATGTTTCTCCGTTCTAA